In one Gossypium hirsutum isolate 1008001.06 chromosome D09, Gossypium_hirsutum_v2.1, whole genome shotgun sequence genomic region, the following are encoded:
- the LOC107929150 gene encoding LOW QUALITY PROTEIN: 1-aminocyclopropane-1-carboxylate oxidase homolog 1 (The sequence of the model RefSeq protein was modified relative to this genomic sequence to represent the inferred CDS: deleted 1 base in 1 codon), translated as MATEASVNYDRTKELKQFDDTKTGVKGLVDSGILNVPKIFIRPAEDLAADELNSSQKTIEVPVIDLSNIGDSIWRKEIVNEVKIASGEWGFFQVINHGIPLSVLDEMIEGLRLFNEQDLELKKEMYSRDSAKKVKFHSNFDLYTSKTADWRDTLQLTFLDSDPDPSQIPPVCRKSTMEYIKHLKKLGETLFELLSEALGLQPDHLNSIGCSKGCSIVAHYYPPCPQPELTLGVRKHADAGILTVLLQNHIGGLQVLHDDQWFDVHPIRGGLVINIGDLLQVLSNDKFKSVKHRAIASHVGPRISVPCFFSGHASLLDKPFGPIKDLLSEANPPRYKEFLLKEYLAKFFSSSLDDNKLPLDYYKQ; from the exons ATGGCAACCGAAGCCTCAGTCAATTACGACAGAACCAAAGAGTTGAAGCAATTCGACGACACAAAAACTGGTGTTAAAGGACTCGTCGACTCCGGAATACTCAACGTCCCCAAGATTTTCATTCGACCAGCCGAGGACCTTGCCGCCGACGAACTGAATTCCAGTCAGAAAACCATTGAAGTCCCGGTCATAGATTTAAGCAACATCGGAGACAGTATCTGGCGAAAGGAGATCGTAAACGAAGTTAAGATTGCATCAGGGGAATGGGGTTTCTTCCAAGTGATAAACCATGGGATCCCATTAAGTGTTTTGGATGAAATGATTGAAGGGCTACGTTTGTTTAATGAACAAGATTTGGAGTTGAAGAAAGAGATGTATAGCCGTGACAGTGCAAAGAAAGTGAAATTCCACTCTAATTTTGATCTTTATACTTCAAAAACTGCTGATTGGAGGGACACTTTGCAACTTACTTTCCTTGATTCTGACCCTGACCCTTCTCAAATTCCACCAGTCTGCAG AAAATCAACAATGGAGTATATTAAGCATTTGAAAAAATTGGGAGAAACTTTGTTTGAGTTATTATCAGAGGCACTTGGTCTTCAACCAGACCACCTTAACTCAATCGGATGTAGTAAAGGGTGTAGCATAGTGGCCCATTACTATCCACCTTGCCCTCAACCTGAACTCACTTTAGGGGTAAGGAAACATGCAGATGCAGGCATATTAACGGTGCTTCTACAAAACCATATTGGCGGCCTCCAAGTCCTTCACGACGATCAATGGTTCGACGTCCACCCCATTCGAGGCGGTTTGGTCATAAACATCGGTGATCTTCTTCAG GTTTTGTCAAATGATAAGTTCAAGAGTGTGAAGCATAGAGCAATTGCCAGTCATGTCGGACCCAGAATTTCAGTACCATGT TTTTTCTCAGGACATGCTAGCTTGCTAGACAAGCCATTTGGGCCAATCAAAGATCTACTATCAGAGGCAAATCCTCCTCGATACAAAGAGTTTTTGTTGAAGGAATATCTTGCCAAGTTTTTTTCAAGCTCGCTTGATGATAACAAGCTTCCTTTAGATTACTACAAGCAGTGA
- the LOC107929035 gene encoding 1-aminocyclopropane-1-carboxylate oxidase homolog 1: MASITSVSYDRTKELKQFDDTKAGVKGLADTGILNIPKFFVRPAEDLAADELNSAHKNIEVPIIDLSNIGDSIRRQEIVNEIRIASEEWGFFQVINHGTPLSVLDEMIEATRLFNEQDLELKMELYSRDGAKKVVFNSNSDLYTSQSADWRDSLRLTSFESNPDSSDLPPVYREPTMEYNKHINILAETLFELLSEGLGLQPDHLSSMGCNKGCSIVSHYYPPCPEPELTLGLRKHADAGIMALLLQNHVTGLQVLHDDQWFDVHPARGGLVVNIGDLLQILSNDKFKSVKHRVTANRVGPRISVVCFFSGHADMLEEPFGTIKELISETNPPRYKEFVLKEYIDKVLSSPIDSKPAIDYYKL, encoded by the exons ATGGCATCCATCACCTCAGTATCTTATGACAGAACCAAAGAGTTGAAGCAATTCGACGACACAAAAGCTGGTGTTAAAGGACTCGCTGACACCGGAATACTCAACATCCCCAAGTTTTTCGTTCGACCAGCCGAGGATCTTGCCGCCGACGAACTGAATTCCGCCCATAAAAACATCGAAGTTCCCATCATAGATTTAAGCAACATCGGAGACAGTATCCGGCGACAGGAGATTGTAAACGAAATTAGGATAGCATCAGAGGAATGGGGTTTCTTCCAAGTGATAAACCATGGGACCCCATTAAGTGTTTTGGATGAGATGATTGAAGCGACACGTTTGTTTAATGAACAAGATTTGGAGTTGAAGATGGAGCTGTATAGCCGTGACGGTGCAAAGAAAGTGGTATTCAACTCTAACTCTGATCTTTACACTTCACAATCTGCTGATTGGAGAGACAGTTTGAGGCTTACTTCATTCGAGTCTAATCCTGATTCTTCAGATTTGCCACCAGTTTACAG GGAACCAACAATGGAGTATAATAAGCACATCAACATATTGGCAGAAACTTTGTTCGAGTTACTATCAGAGGGACTTGGTCTTCAACCAGACCATCTAAGCTCAATGGGATGCAATAAAGGGTGTAGCATTGTGTCCCACTACTATCCACCTTGCCCTGAACCTGAACTCACTTTAGGTCTAAGGAAACATGCAGATGCAGGGATAATGGCATTACTTCTCCAGAACCATGTCACTGGCCTCCAAGTCCTTCACGACGACCAATGGTTCGATGTTCACCCTGCTCGAGGTGGTTTGGTCGTAAACATCGGTGATCTTCTTCAG ATTTTATCAAATGACAAGTTCAAGAGTGTGAAGCATAGGGTGACTGCCAATCGTGTCGGACCTAGAATTTCGGTGGTATGTTTTTTTTCAGGACATGCTGATATGCTTGAAGAACCATTTGGGACAATCAAAGAACTGATATCAGAGACAAATCCTCCTCGATACAAAGAATTTGTGTTGAAGGAATATATAGACAAGGTTTTGTCTAGCCCAATTGATAGCAAGCCTGCCATTGATTATTACAAGTTGTGA
- the LOC121221036 gene encoding RING-H2 finger protein ATL16, with the protein MDLVTKIQSSQPLSPITSPGKSILSSHSHSSDTSFPIIAIAVLGILATAFLLLSYYIFVIKCCLNWQRIDLLRRFSLSRRRPEDTLMVYSPATEQRKGLDESVIRKIPIFQFKNEGESCECAVCLNEFNQDEKLRIIPNCSHVFHIDCIDAWLQNNANCPLCRTSICISNDRFQLDPIIALSSTSRDPNPYNEAVISGDEDFVVIEITNNNQTGDGSIPVPVSASPWKIELPKKETRKYRKGSSMGDECIDIRDKDEQFVIQPIRRSISMDSSADRQLYLAVQEAIRLNGGRQVSEVSPIEAGCSSNRVRRSFFSIGHCRRSKSSALLPVYLEP; encoded by the coding sequence ATGGATCTTGTGACCAAAATCCAATCCTCACAACCACTTTCACCAATCACAAGTCCAGGTAAGTCAATCTTAAGCTCACATTCCCATTCATCTGATACAAGTTTCCCTATCATAGCCATCGCTGTCTTAGGAATTTTAGCAACAGCTTTCTTATTACTCAGCTATTACATCTTCGTCATCAAATGTTGTCTCAATTGGCAAAGGATTGATCTTTTAAGACGGTTTTCTTTATCACGAAGACGACCCGAAGACACTTTAATGGTTTATTCGCCGGCAACGGAACAACGTAAAGGACTCGATGAATCGGTGATAAGGAAAATCCCGATATTTCAATTCAAGAATGAAGGAGAGAGTTGTGAATGTGCGGTTTGCTTGAACGAATTCAACCAAGACGAGAAGCTAAGAATAATTCCGAATTGCAGCCATGTTTTCCATATAGATTGTATCGATGCTTGGCTTCAAAACAATGCTAATTGTCCACTTTGTCGAACGAGTATATGTATATCTAATGATCGGTTCCAACTTGACCCCATCATTGCTCTGAGCTCAACATCACGAGATCCCAATCCGTATAACGAAGCTGTCATTAGTGGCGATGAAGATTTCGTTGTGATTGAAATAACTAACAACAACCAAACAGGGGATGGGTCAATACCCGTACCGGTGTCGGCTTCGCCATGGAAGATTGAGCTGCCGAAAAAAGAAACAAGGAAGTACCGTAAAGGGAGTAGTATGGGAGATGAATGTATTGATATTAGAGATAAAGATGAACAGTTTGTGATTCAACCAATAAGAAGGTCAATTTCAATGGATTCATCGGCGGATCGACAGCTATATTTAGCGGTACAAGAAGCTATAAGGTTGAACGGTGGCCGGCAAGTGAGTGAGGTTAGCCCCATTGAAGCTGGTTGTAGTAGTAATAGAGTGAGAAGATCTTTTTTTTCTATTGGTCATTGTAGAAGGTCTAAAAGTAGTGCACTTTTACCTGTTTATTTGGAGccttaa